TTTATCCTTTTGTCCTTTGTCTGCTGTCCATATCTTGTTCATGTttcaagcgctaagagcatgcttcttacaagtgtatgtgctatacaaatcttgcatttattattattattgatacaAATCAAAACAGGTACAAGCTCATAACTAAAAATccacaataactaaaacttCTGTGTCCATATGTGgatgttctggtgacaggaaggtTCATCTTCAACCACTTGATCATGGCTTTCTTCTGGCAATCCTGCACTTGACTTCGCTTGGTGGTCATGTTATGTCtagcagtttttgtttgttttgtttttttggcaaTCCTGAATGCACAGTTATATGAAGACTGGATAATTTAGGCTCcaatatatatgcatatataataGTAAACTGGAAGGAAATTGCTAACACCGAAAGTTTATCTTCAGCATCTTAGTGCAAAGTCATTTAATGCTTCTATCTCTATAAACCTGTAGCATTTTAAAGTGGGTTATTGCATGCTTCTCTTGTCCTAAAATCCATGACTTGTTTATGATtgatttatatttgttgttttaagttatgcatttcttcttttcacagCCTGTactttcaaatgtgtgagtgGAAATATGTGTATAGTTTGTGTGTTCAGTGTGAtcgatttatatatatatatgagtccaagtgtgtgtgggtgtttgtacAATTCACTGCCCCTATTATCTCAAGGCCATGGGATCTTGATCATCACTTGCACAGTAATTTATGGactgcaaaatttattttgttttgtttctgaaacTGATACAAATGcattatacattttcttttagatACACATTGTTTCCGCTTCATGAGGTTTTGCCTAGTAAAAGATCAGTTAATTGAGAGTAATTTGTAGGTAATATATGTTGCAGGTGAAGAACTGGGTTCGTGAGCTAAGGCGCATGCTTGGGCAGGATGTATGTCTGTGCATTGTTGGCAACAAAACTGACTTGGAGAAAGACAGACATGTTCCTGTGGATGAAGCAGAGGCGTATGTCGTTGCATATTGgatttttgggggggaggggaattCTTTGAATTTCAGATTTCTGCATAGAAAATGTCTTAAGCTGTGAACAAATTATTGTTCATTCATGAGGAAAAATGTCTTAGTTGCTGTAATATTTAGTCCATTGTGAACCATGCTATAACAGTCGTCAGCAGGAGTAAATGCCACTGCTACTGAGCCaagacatttgaaaacaaaaaagtattcTACTTTATTAATAGCTGGGTGTGCTTGCACCTTCAGATACTTAGTTAACTTTGCATTCTTACATGCCAAGTCAGTGTTAGAAACCAGTGAGTGGCTTTTGTATCCTATGATGTTATCACTATCTAATATAGAATTTGAGCTGTTGCCACTGAGTGTGACTTTCACTTGAAGCAAATCTTTGGTTAAAACATGCAAAGTTTCTTTATTGGAGTGGTCACTAgggagagggaaagaaataGACCATTTATTTGTATCCAGTGATTATTCTGTTTACTAGTCTTTGCTGCAAGCTGTAGTATGCTTGAAGAACATcaagtaaattttatttgttttcatgctAGCTGCAAAAGTCCATGGActtccacttttatttttgattccttgcaaatttttgttttgtgcatgcaGAAATTCTGACTGAAGTAGTAGGATCTGCTTAAGGAAATTCATTTTTGCACTTGATGTGAGGATTCAGTGTGGACTGTGTTTGACCAAGCCCCTGTGGGCCTGGCATCTCGTGCCATGGGGTGAAAATTCAGCATTGACTGAGCTGACCCACCCTTTTctcttctacttttcttttttttttttttatactgttaCCAGCCCTTTTGTCTATATTCTTTTCCGGCAAGCTTTCCCCTTTTTAccctgttgttttctttcctgccttcTGTCTTCCATTTCCCATTCTTTCTGACTGTCCTATCTTTATGGATGTTCCAAAGTTCCATGTGGCAGACCTGTAACTGCAGCAGCagtttcatttttcaaatgcaACAGGGATCTTCAGCTCATCTTGCAGACAGCTGCTCTATCTTCTGTGCATAGTTTCATGCCATCTTGCTGGCCTTGAAGCATGTTCACTAATCTTCAGGGCAGAACTTCTTAATCATTTCACTGCCTGCTCTCTGAGCTCTTCCTTCCTGTTGTTTTCACCATCCTGTTATGTGTACATTTCATGCAGCTTTTCTTTGTCACAACAAAGACATTGTCTTCATTTGAGTTCCTGGTCATGCTGACATCCATGGCGATGTTCAAGTGGACCAGGCTGCCAATGCTGCTTGCCATCCTCTTGGTCAATTGCAGTCTGGTGTCATTCAGCTGTAAGTCTGTTCTAAGCCTATATTTAGTCCCTGTGGCAATGCCTTCCCCATCTTTCTGACTGTCCACCTCCTGACCATTCTGTGTGGCAGGGCTGTACATAGTAGACTTAGTATGTCCACACCTATGCCATGCATTCAGCAACACTTTActgttttacatgttttaattacatGTCCTGGTATCCAGAGTGTTccccaacaatttttttacagctctttgtttttcttgtcttttctttttttgtccacTTCACTGGCAgctattttttcagttttaaagatGGTAAGACTTTGTGTGTAAGGCCTTGGATTTAAGGTTTGGTTTTATTCACAGAATTTAGCTTAATGGTGGCCCTTTATGctgcaatacattttttttttaacacattaacaacatttttaacatattaCCTACCCTTTTatgttgttcttttttccttcttgttggCTTATGGTGATGGTGTTGTATCAGATAGGGGTCCTATTTTTCACTGTATCAATGAAATTTAACTCTCTTTGGACATGATATAGCCGTAGTTGCTGGCACATTGTAAAACTCAAACAACCAGTCAACAGCCCAGTTCTTATCTTGCTAATGTAAAGTGAATGCAATGGATGCCCTAACGCAGGCATCTTGCATCTTTGATAAGACACCTTGAAAGAGACTTCGTTAGCCTATGAAATGTGTCAAATTGTAATTGTTTATGCTCAGATCTAAAGGATTCACACTTGCAGATAGTGCCCCTATCTTAGACTACCTCCCTTTAATAATGAAAAGTAATGTATTAGTAAAATGTTGGCTTTATTAACATATAGTGTTGTAGACAGTTGTTAGGATTCATTTTGTAGCcctttcttgtctttgtgttttgttacatCATGCTCAAAAcaaggaaaattaaaatatttaactgcatttttttctttacagataTGCTGGATCAGTAAACGCTAAACATTATCACACATCTGCAAAGCTGAACAGAGGTATAGAGGAGCTGTTTCTTGATTTAAGCAAAGGTATGTTAAATTGGTTATCCCTTGTTAATTTTCAGTATGGAACTGATCAACTGCCCCAACTCCAATGTAAATTAGCATGCTCAGAAGGCATCTCAAATAAAAGATTGCTGAGAATCCATGTGACTCTTTTGATCTCTGACTTGCCATTTTCAAAAGGATGCAGTGAAACcaagaaatttcaaaatcatCGTAACAACTCCCAAAACAATGCCAAGGAAAGCAACtgcagaaaaatacaaattatcCTTTCAGTGATGTCTGTAACTACTTCCCGTAGTCTACATAAAGAAATGCACTTAAAAAATTTTGACTATCTTCTGGTAACTCTCTTGTGAAGCAATCTCTTTGCTTGTACATAACTTAAACACAGTTGCAGGGAAACTCCAATCAGTTGATGCTTTATCTAAATGTATTTAATTCACATTGTCATTTCAGTATAAGGGTGTGATTGTTTCAGGCATGATGGAAAAGTCAGAAAGCACACTTGGACGACATCATTCTGGAACTGGTGGTCGATCAGGTGTGGTAGTAGTAGATGATGAGCAACAGAGTGCTAGAAAAAGTGGAGGCTGCTGTGGATAAGAGCATGACTTGCATACTGATATAAATTAGACCCTACCAAATGCATGGTAACAGCAACCAGAAGTGCTGAATGATCTTTTACTATTTGTGCgtaactgtaaacaaaattgcCATAGGTTACCTTCTGTCTAGCAGTGCACAGCACTTTCTTTGATTCAGCATGTGCCTTGTGTTTTTGGATGTGGAGCCTCGCATGCTACCATTGTTTTAAACCATGTATTAGGACAACATATTATTAAAAGCCAATGTTTAACTGTCAATGAGCAAGATAGTTTCTCTTTAGCTGGCAGAAAGATTTTTCAGGATCCATTGCTTTGTGGTTTCATCTCTTTGTGTCATATTGGATGCAattttgtatgtatatgtgtatgaaaATACATAAATTGGAAAGAGTATTTGTGCATGCgtgttgtatgtgtgaatgtactCAAGCATATGCTTACAGGGGGCGGGAATTGCACGAGTATGTGGATTATTCTGGCAACACAGTTGTGTATCTGTTCTAAAGTAGGTCAAGTGCTTGGTGCAAGGTTATGGGCtgtggtgtgtgcatgcacaaagGTTAATTTGCATAACGTAGTCAAATTCTTGatgtaaaaatgctttttacaCCAGAAATTTGTATTAGAAACAATTGTTGAAAGAAGTCATGTACATGTATGGGAGTGTTTGGCAGGTCAGCCAAACCAAATGTGTCGATGACCTTGCATCAGTAATAAGCCTTGTTTGATAATCAGACCAGTCAGCAATCCATTTTCTGTGTAAAagcttttcatatttttaagagGAAGGGACGTTAATCTGATTATTATAGGTATATATTTGTTACAGAAAATGTACAGTTTGCTGGCATAATGGATTAGtttcttttgacattttgtcttcGTTTTACAAAATGGGAGAAAGTGCAAATATTACAGGTGACATGATTAGTGAGTGGTAAATGATATGCACACTGGTAattgtagaaaaatgttaacaatctgaaataaaaaaataaaacatatttgtgcATATCATTTCTAGCTAGCTTATATGAGTTTTCTTTTCAGATCTTTATGTGAGAGTAAATGAGGGTGGCAGCGTAGTTTTAGATCTGCTTTAGACTGTTACAGTTATACAGGCAGGCAGGTTGTTGGAGCTCAGTATCTTGTAAAGGAAGAGGGGAATCATTTTAGCCAGGGACGaacaataaaatggaaaattatGTGATATCATTCTCCTACACAATTATACCATGTCATTCAACTGTACAGAGGTATATGTGCTTGGAAAGTGGAGCAACATATTGCTAACAATCAGCTGCCAACAACTCAACAGTGGAATTTACTAAAGATTCTAAGATTGAGCATTCTTATCTGGCAATGTTTATGACATACACTGAGTACAAACTCTTCTGGAATCAGCTGTTTAATTAATGGCTTAAAAATAAacgtgcaagaaaaaaattggggAAATCCAATTCTTCCATCTCTCTCAGTTCAGTCCATGGACATACTTTGTATAGCCATTTCAAGTTGACTGCTATGCAGCATTAGTGAAATCTACGCTAAAT
The sequence above is a segment of the Pomacea canaliculata isolate SZHN2017 linkage group LG6, ASM307304v1, whole genome shotgun sequence genome. Coding sequences within it:
- the LOC112566107 gene encoding ras-related protein Rab-21-like, with the translated sequence MAEAGRKYNFKIVLLGEGCVGKTSLVLRYVENKFNDKHVTTLQASFLNKKLNVGGKRVNLAIWDTAGQERFHALGPIYYRDSNGAILVYDITDEDSFQKVKNWVRELRRMLGQDVCLCIVGNKTDLEKDRHVPVDEAEAYAGSVNAKHYHTSAKLNRGIEELFLDLSKGMMEKSESTLGRHHSGTGGRSGVVVVDDEQQSARKSGGCCG